A genomic region of Mechercharimyces sp. CAU 1602 contains the following coding sequences:
- a CDS encoding Yip1 family protein — protein sequence MTYALSAIWLHTKKVTERVVPTTTKKQMILLILVYGVAVGLENAAMKNMGDKMSIVQIGVSSVIIGPLMGLFIWFVMSGILYWTSRLLGGIASFRETRVATAWATIPFSGKLILWIPQLLLFGDEMFTRETPRIEGSVLLIVLFIFLWLIDTALNIWFVVVLSKALGAVHRFSAWFGLGAIIIPTLPLIFLYFFAAIVGQ from the coding sequence TTGACTTATGCACTAAGTGCGATTTGGTTACATACGAAGAAAGTAACTGAGCGAGTAGTACCCACTACCACCAAGAAACAAATGATTTTGTTGATTCTTGTCTATGGTGTGGCTGTTGGTTTAGAGAATGCAGCCATGAAGAATATGGGCGATAAAATGTCAATCGTCCAAATTGGGGTATCCAGTGTCATTATCGGTCCACTTATGGGACTGTTCATCTGGTTTGTTATGAGTGGTATTTTGTATTGGACAAGCCGTCTTCTTGGAGGAATAGCTTCTTTTCGTGAAACAAGAGTTGCCACTGCATGGGCCACCATACCTTTTAGTGGAAAGCTCATATTATGGATCCCTCAGTTACTATTGTTTGGTGATGAGATGTTTACAAGAGAGACACCACGAATCGAGGGGAGCGTTCTCTTAATTGTTCTATTTATTTTTTTGTGGCTTATCGACACTGCGCTAAACATTTGGTTTGTGGTTGTGTTGTCGAAGGCGCTAGGGGCCGTACATCGGTTTTCTGCTTGGTTCGGGCTAGGTGCGATCATTATCCCAACGCTCCCTCTTATTTTTTTATATTTCTTCGCAGCTATTGTGGGACAGTAA